The following are from one region of the Colius striatus isolate bColStr4 chromosome Z, bColStr4.1.hap1, whole genome shotgun sequence genome:
- the DNAJA1 gene encoding dnaJ homolog subfamily A member 1, translating to MVKETTYYDVLGVKPNASAEELKKAYRKLALKYHPDKNPNEGEKFKQISQAYEVLSDPKKRDLYDKGGEQAIKEGGSGGGFGSPMDIFDMFFGGGGRMQRERRGKNVVHQLSVSLEDMYNGATRKLALQKNVICDKCEGRGGKKGAVECCPNCRGTGMQIRIHQIGPGMVQQIQSVCMECQGHGERISPKDRCKSCTGRKIVREKKILEVHIDKGMKDGQKITFHGEGDQEPGLEPGDIIIVLDQKDHSVFTRRDEDLLLSMDIQLVEALCGFQKPITMLDNRTIIITSHPGQVVKHGDIKCVLNEGMPIYRRPYEKGRLVIEFRVNFPENGFLSSDKLSLLEKLLPTRQEIEETEEMEQVDLVDFDPCQKRKHHYNGEVYEDDEHHPRGGVQCQTS from the exons ATGGTGAAGGAGACTACGTACTACGATGTGCTGGGCGTCAAGCCCAACGCCTCCGCCGAGGAGCTGAAAAAGGCGTACCGAAAGCTAGCGCTCAAGTACCACCCTGACAAGAACCCCAATGAGGGCGAAAAG TTTAAGCAGATTTCCCAAGCTTACGAAGTACTGTCGGACCCGAAGAAGAGAGACCTCTATGACAAAGGAGGCGAGCAGGCTATCAAAGAAGGTGGCTCCGGTGGCGGTTTCGGGTCACCCATGGACATATTCGATATGTTCTTTGGCGGCGGTGGGAGGATGCAGAGGGAGAGGCGAG gCAAAAATGTGGTCCATCAGTTGTCAGTAAGTTTAGAAGATATGTACAATGGTGCCACAAGGAAACttgcactgcagaaaaatgttATCTGTGACAAATGTGAAG GCCGTGGTGGTAAGAAAGGTGCTGTGGAGTGCTGTCCTAACTGCAGAGGCACGGGCATGCAGATCAGAAtccaccagattggcccaggaATGGTGCAGCAAATCCAGTCGGTGTGCATGGAGTGCCAGGGGCATGGGGAGCGCATCAGCCCCAAGGACCGCTGTAAGAGCTGCACAGGCCGCAAGATTGTGAGGGAGAAGAAGATCCTTGAAGTTCACATTGACAAAG GAATGAAGGATGGTCAGAAAATAACATTCCATGGTGAAGGAGACCAAGAGCCAGGACTAGAACCGGGGGATATTATTATTGTCTTGGATCAAAAAGACCACTCTGTATTTACCAG ACGAGATGAAGACCTTCTTCTGTCTATGGATATTCAGCTGGTTGAAGCACTGTGCGGCTTTCAAAAGCCAATCACCATGTTGGATAACAGAACCATTATTATTACCTCCCATCCTG GCCAGGTTGTTAAACATGGGGATATTAAGTGCGTGTTGAACGAAGGGATGCCGATTTATCGCAGGCCATATGAAAAAGGACGACTGGTCATAGAATTCAGG GTGAACTTCCCAGAGAATGGCTTCCTCTCCTCAGATAAGCTGTCTTTACTTGAAAAACTGCTACCTACACGGCAGGAAATAGAAGAAACTGAGGAAATGGAGCAAGTGGATTTAGTGGACTTTGATCCAtgccaaaaaagaaaacaccactATAATGGAGAAGTCTATGAAGATGATGAGCATCACCCTAGAGGTGGTGTTCAATGCCAGACTTCATAA